One region of Polynucleobacter sp. MWH-Aus1W21 genomic DNA includes:
- the mrdA gene encoding penicillin-binding protein 2, whose translation MVSFKKPDLDSFQERIHIAILFVTLCFLLLITRLVWLQLVSHGKYALLAESNRIALVPAPANRGLLIDRNGIVIGRNYSALTLDVNAEEVKGNVDELINDLSEIIAISPRDRRNFKRSLEDSRNMGTFPLRSMLNETETARFMANRYRFPGVEIRARSFREYPYNELASHLIGYIGRVSQKDKERMQAEIEGAKADDPDALQTSFLPGIQYVGKIGLEQSYETVLRGVPGYDQVEITAGGKPVRSLSSAPSVPGKNVVLSVDIKLQYLVEQLYGNFRGAFVAIEPETGDVLAFVSKPNFNPNDFVEGIDSVTWKELNDSPQKPLYNRPLKGIYPPGSTYKPFMALAALENKKRTPSQTISDPGYFDFGNHTFRDDKKGGHGIVDMQKSIVESCDTYYYMLARDMGVNMMHDFMKPLGFGQITGIDLEGEARGVLPSTEWKKNTFKKPDQQKWYEGETISLGIGQGYNAFTILQLAHAMANVANNGIVMKPHLVKAIEDPFTRNRVLTTPKESYRIDLNTENIEVIKKAMLEVNISGTSAAAFKGTSYQVGGKTGTAQVFSLNSKEYKHSATAEFLRDHALYIAFAPAEKPTIVIAMVVENAGFGAQYAAPIARKALDFYIEGKWPKEIPEWKRAP comes from the coding sequence ATGGTTTCTTTTAAAAAGCCGGACCTCGACTCATTCCAAGAGCGCATACATATTGCGATTCTATTTGTCACCCTTTGCTTTTTACTGCTCATTACTCGACTAGTATGGTTGCAACTTGTTAGTCATGGCAAATATGCCCTGTTAGCGGAGAGCAATCGTATTGCGCTAGTTCCCGCTCCTGCGAATCGAGGTCTTTTAATTGATCGCAATGGGATCGTCATTGGCCGAAATTATTCCGCCCTCACTCTGGATGTAAATGCTGAAGAAGTCAAAGGCAATGTTGACGAGTTAATTAATGATCTTTCCGAAATCATTGCTATCTCCCCTCGAGATCGTCGCAATTTCAAGCGATCTCTGGAAGATTCCCGAAATATGGGCACTTTTCCCCTGCGGTCCATGCTCAATGAGACCGAAACAGCCCGATTTATGGCCAATCGCTACCGTTTCCCAGGGGTAGAGATCCGCGCCAGGAGCTTTCGGGAGTACCCATATAACGAATTGGCCTCCCACTTAATTGGCTATATTGGCCGCGTTTCTCAGAAAGATAAGGAACGCATGCAGGCAGAAATTGAGGGCGCCAAAGCAGATGATCCCGATGCTTTACAGACTTCATTTTTGCCAGGCATTCAATATGTCGGCAAGATTGGCTTAGAGCAAAGTTATGAAACTGTTTTGCGCGGTGTACCTGGATACGATCAAGTAGAAATTACTGCGGGCGGCAAACCAGTGCGCTCACTTTCTAGCGCGCCTTCCGTTCCCGGCAAAAACGTAGTGCTCTCCGTTGATATCAAGTTGCAATATTTAGTTGAGCAGCTTTATGGAAATTTCCGCGGTGCATTTGTAGCAATCGAACCAGAGACGGGCGATGTATTAGCATTTGTGTCTAAGCCGAACTTCAATCCAAATGACTTTGTTGAAGGCATTGATTCGGTTACCTGGAAAGAGCTTAATGACTCTCCACAGAAGCCGCTTTACAACCGTCCACTCAAAGGCATCTACCCACCAGGCTCCACTTACAAACCTTTTATGGCCTTAGCAGCTTTAGAAAATAAAAAGCGCACGCCATCACAAACCATTTCTGATCCAGGTTACTTTGATTTTGGTAATCACACCTTCCGCGATGATAAAAAAGGTGGTCACGGCATTGTTGATATGCAAAAGTCTATTGTTGAGTCCTGCGATACTTACTACTACATGCTTGCGCGCGACATGGGCGTAAACATGATGCATGACTTTATGAAGCCATTAGGTTTTGGTCAAATTACCGGCATTGATTTAGAAGGCGAGGCAAGAGGTGTTCTGCCATCCACCGAGTGGAAGAAAAATACTTTTAAAAAACCTGATCAGCAAAAATGGTACGAGGGCGAAACGATTTCATTGGGCATTGGCCAAGGCTATAACGCCTTCACGATTTTGCAACTGGCTCACGCTATGGCCAACGTTGCTAATAACGGCATTGTCATGAAGCCGCACTTAGTGAAAGCAATTGAAGATCCGTTCACTCGCAATAGAGTTCTGACAACACCAAAAGAAAGTTATCGCATTGATCTCAATACTGAGAACATTGAAGTGATTAAAAAAGCCATGCTAGAAGTAAACATCTCAGGAACTTCAGCCGCGGCATTTAAAGGAACCAGTTATCAGGTTGGCGGAAAGACTGGAACTGCTCAAGTCTTTAGTTTGAATTCCAAAGAATATAAACACAGTGCCACTGCAGAATTTTTGCGCGACCATGCTTTGTACATTGCTTTTGCACCAGCGGAGAAGCCAACGATTGTGATCGCAATGGTCGTAGAGAATGCAGGCTTCGGTGCGCAATATGCCGCCCCAATTGCACGTAAAGCATTGGACTTTTACATAGAGGGCAAGTGGCCTAAGGAGATTCCTGAATGGAAAAGAGCCCCTTAA
- the rodA gene encoding rod shape-determining protein RodA: MEKSPLIKVKGFFFGIFAGLDRQLGLILLGLAAVGFFTFLSASQNTPVQIADEFRNLALSFVVMWLVSRIPPKWLEMGAVWIYGLGVALLIAVAVFGLIKKGARRWLNIGIVIQPSEIMKIAMPLMLAWYFQKREGIQKSWDYGVAAIILAIPVFLIARQPDLGTALLVFAAGMYVIILAGLPWKWILPFVGLGVIGILLIIIFGSTICAHDVVWPLVHNYQKHRVCTLLDPTSDPLGKGFHTIQSMIAIGSGGFFGKGWFQGTQAHLEFIPEKHTDFVFAVFSEEFGLLGNLVLLALFFALIKRGLAISASAPNLFTRLLGAAVTLIFFTYAFVNIGMVSGLLPVVGVPLPFISYGGTALVTLGFGAGILMSIHRHRRLVPS, translated from the coding sequence ATGGAAAAGAGCCCCTTAATAAAAGTTAAAGGATTTTTCTTTGGTATCTTTGCTGGCTTAGACCGCCAGCTAGGTCTTATTCTGCTTGGCTTGGCGGCCGTTGGCTTTTTTACTTTTTTATCTGCTAGTCAAAATACACCTGTGCAAATTGCGGATGAATTTCGCAATCTCGCACTGTCATTTGTAGTGATGTGGCTTGTCTCTCGCATTCCGCCAAAGTGGTTGGAAATGGGTGCGGTTTGGATCTATGGGCTGGGCGTTGCACTTTTAATTGCAGTAGCTGTATTTGGATTAATTAAAAAGGGCGCGCGTCGTTGGCTCAACATTGGTATTGTGATTCAACCATCTGAAATCATGAAGATTGCAATGCCGCTGATGCTTGCTTGGTACTTTCAAAAACGTGAAGGCATTCAGAAATCTTGGGACTACGGAGTTGCTGCAATCATCTTAGCGATTCCTGTTTTCTTAATTGCTCGCCAACCAGACTTAGGTACTGCGCTGCTTGTTTTTGCCGCGGGGATGTACGTCATTATTCTTGCAGGGCTTCCCTGGAAGTGGATCCTCCCGTTTGTAGGGCTAGGCGTTATTGGCATTTTGTTAATTATTATTTTTGGCAGCACCATCTGTGCACATGATGTAGTTTGGCCACTTGTACACAATTATCAAAAACATCGCGTTTGCACTTTGCTAGACCCAACCAGTGATCCACTTGGAAAAGGTTTTCATACCATTCAATCGATGATTGCGATTGGTTCCGGAGGTTTCTTTGGTAAAGGTTGGTTTCAAGGAACTCAGGCGCATTTGGAATTCATTCCAGAAAAACATACTGACTTCGTGTTTGCTGTTTTCTCTGAAGAGTTTGGCCTATTGGGCAACTTAGTATTGCTTGCGCTTTTCTTCGCCCTCATTAAAAGAGGGCTCGCCATCTCTGCAAGCGCACCAAATTTATTTACAAGACTTTTAGGTGCTGCCGTAACTTTGATTTTCTTTACCTATGCTTTTGTGAATATCGGCATGGTGAGCGGCCTATTGCCAGTCGTTGGGGTGCCGCTACCATTTATTAGCTATGGTGGCACTGCACTAGTGACCTTAGGATTTGGTGCGGGCATATTGATGAGCATTCATCGTCACCGCCGTTTAGTGCCAAGCTAA
- a CDS encoding HU family DNA-binding protein, with translation MCADINIYKELHLNKAELIAAIADDAEISKAKAEFALNSAIETIIKAVTKGDSVQLIGFGTFASGKRAARMGRNPKTGEPLKIAAAKTVKFSAGKAFKDSVNKRKK, from the coding sequence ATGTGCGCTGACATCAACATCTATAAGGAGCTTCACTTGAACAAAGCCGAACTAATCGCAGCAATTGCTGACGACGCGGAGATTTCTAAGGCCAAAGCTGAATTCGCATTGAATTCTGCTATCGAGACAATCATCAAAGCTGTTACTAAAGGTGACTCAGTACAACTGATCGGCTTTGGTACTTTTGCTTCTGGCAAACGTGCTGCACGTATGGGTCGCAACCCAAAAACTGGCGAGCCACTCAAAATCGCTGCTGCAAAAACTGTTAAGTTTTCTGCTGGTAAAGCATTTAAAGATTCTGTTAACAAGCGTAAGAAGTAA
- a CDS encoding DUF167 domain-containing protein has protein sequence MTPIWLKQTPSGITLNLHCQPGAKQTKVVGLHDGCLKISLQAPALENKANELLLAWLSKQLKVPQKQIQFVSGQNSRKKRVEIWGPISPEQIVQLLSP, from the coding sequence ATGACGCCTATTTGGTTAAAACAAACCCCCTCCGGAATCACCCTCAATTTGCACTGTCAGCCAGGGGCAAAGCAAACAAAAGTAGTTGGCTTACATGATGGCTGTTTGAAAATTTCTTTGCAGGCGCCGGCCCTTGAAAATAAGGCAAATGAACTTTTATTGGCATGGCTTTCTAAGCAGCTAAAAGTGCCTCAGAAGCAAATTCAATTTGTTTCCGGCCAAAACAGTCGTAAAAAGAGAGTGGAAATATGGGGCCCCATTAGTCCAGAGCAAATTGTTCAGCTGTTAAGCCCCTGA
- the can gene encoding carbonate dehydratase has product MTMKNSQALEQLFANNRTWAESMVANDANFFKRLVSQQAPEYLWIGCSDSRVPANDIVNLLPGELFVHRNVANVVVHTDLNCLSVIQFAIDLLKVKHILVVGHYGCSGVHAALTDKRVGLADNWLRHVKDVHQKYERYLGDMIPTPKRQDRLCELNVIEQVVNVCETTIVQDAWARGQDLTVHGWAYRLETGLVNDLGMSSSSIEEMTERYAKSVKRYELEQN; this is encoded by the coding sequence ATGACGATGAAGAATTCCCAAGCATTAGAACAACTATTTGCAAACAATCGCACCTGGGCCGAAAGCATGGTGGCTAATGATGCCAACTTCTTTAAGCGGCTAGTTTCTCAACAAGCTCCGGAATATCTTTGGATAGGCTGCTCTGATAGTCGAGTGCCGGCAAATGACATTGTCAACTTATTGCCAGGTGAATTATTTGTACATCGAAATGTTGCAAACGTAGTTGTCCATACTGATTTGAATTGCTTATCTGTTATTCAGTTTGCGATCGATTTACTGAAAGTGAAGCACATATTAGTCGTAGGCCATTATGGATGCTCAGGTGTGCATGCGGCACTCACTGATAAGCGGGTTGGGCTTGCTGATAACTGGTTGCGCCACGTTAAAGATGTACATCAAAAATATGAGCGCTATCTAGGCGATATGATCCCAACCCCAAAACGCCAAGATCGTCTATGTGAGCTCAACGTTATTGAGCAAGTAGTGAACGTTTGTGAAACCACCATCGTGCAAGATGCGTGGGCACGTGGACAAGATCTAACAGTGCATGGCTGGGCTTATCGACTTGAAACTGGTCTAGTGAATGATTTAGGGATGTCCAGCAGCTCAATTGAAGAAATGACTGAACGCTATGCGAAATCAGTAAAGCGTTACGAACTAGAGCAAAACTAA
- a CDS encoding lipid A biosynthesis acyltransferase: MLKSFSNQVVVALLKLLALLPYRLLVAIGYGLGFIAARIPSDRNRVVKTNLRLCFPQLSSDEIDVLSKQHWRSLGRSLVEKSIIWCGSSNQLRNMIEVKSAVDLSSKKPRILVNMHFTGIEGSIILSALCKENHWPRTSGFFQRMKNPFFNKKIVEWRNRFGGNSIDRQGNVKTIIREIRNGDFIIIAPDIDLGLKDSEFVPFFGIQTNTITTISRLAKITGADVCLMTTTLKADESGYLCEIRKPLENFPGEDPKSDTARLNQYFEDEIRLRPAEYYWVHKRFKNRPDNSPSPYNPSI, encoded by the coding sequence TTGCTCAAATCCTTTTCTAATCAAGTAGTCGTTGCGCTACTCAAGCTTCTTGCGCTACTACCTTATAGATTATTGGTTGCCATCGGCTATGGACTGGGCTTTATAGCGGCTCGCATTCCAAGCGATCGAAATCGAGTCGTCAAAACTAATCTCCGACTATGCTTTCCGCAATTAAGCTCAGACGAAATTGACGTCTTAAGCAAACAACATTGGCGCTCACTCGGTCGCAGTCTAGTGGAGAAAAGCATTATTTGGTGTGGCAGCTCAAATCAGTTGCGCAACATGATCGAGGTGAAATCTGCAGTAGATCTTTCTAGCAAAAAACCTCGTATTTTGGTGAACATGCACTTCACCGGAATTGAAGGCAGCATTATTTTGAGTGCGCTGTGTAAAGAAAATCATTGGCCACGTACTTCCGGGTTTTTTCAAAGAATGAAAAATCCATTTTTTAATAAAAAGATTGTGGAATGGCGAAATCGCTTTGGCGGAAACTCAATTGATCGACAAGGCAATGTCAAAACCATCATTCGAGAAATTCGCAATGGCGACTTCATCATCATTGCGCCAGATATTGATTTGGGCCTCAAAGATTCTGAGTTCGTACCATTTTTTGGAATTCAAACCAATACGATCACCACGATTTCTCGCTTAGCCAAAATTACAGGTGCAGACGTGTGTCTAATGACGACCACTTTAAAAGCAGATGAATCTGGATATCTGTGTGAAATTAGAAAACCATTAGAGAATTTTCCTGGGGAAGATCCAAAATCAGACACTGCCCGTCTTAACCAATATTTTGAAGATGAAATTCGACTGCGTCCAGCCGAATACTACTGGGTTCACAAGCGCTTCAAAAACCGTCCCGATAACAGCCCAAGCCCCTATAACCCTTCTATCTAA
- a CDS encoding metallophosphoesterase produces MTERIGLFADLHSNLEAFEACMARAEELGVTRMVFLGDLVGYNADPVALIDRIAHLIDSKKAIAILGNHDEAIFKDSRTQMNASANAAIEWTKSQLNSGHVEFLKKLPLIIQEDLICFVHASAHNPADWNYITDSMSAWRCVQNSGKNYTFVGHAHEQALFYQSAVGKLIRFAPHPGDEIPVLHHRQWVGVVGSLGQPRDGNPEACFAIFEPQAEMLTFHRTPYDHFTAADKVRRAGLPEDLANRLLTGK; encoded by the coding sequence ATGACTGAACGTATTGGGCTATTCGCCGATCTCCACAGCAATTTAGAAGCTTTTGAAGCTTGTATGGCTCGCGCGGAAGAGCTTGGTGTAACTAGGATGGTTTTCTTAGGCGACCTGGTTGGTTATAACGCTGACCCAGTAGCGCTGATTGATCGAATTGCTCATCTTATCGATAGCAAAAAGGCCATTGCCATTCTGGGCAATCATGATGAAGCTATTTTCAAAGACAGTCGTACCCAAATGAACGCAAGCGCAAATGCTGCTATTGAGTGGACTAAGTCTCAGCTTAATTCTGGCCATGTAGAGTTCCTTAAAAAACTACCGCTGATCATTCAAGAGGATCTGATTTGCTTTGTCCACGCCTCTGCACATAATCCGGCCGACTGGAATTACATTACTGACAGCATGAGTGCATGGCGCTGCGTACAAAACTCTGGAAAAAATTACACCTTTGTTGGTCATGCGCACGAGCAAGCTCTGTTTTATCAAAGCGCGGTTGGTAAACTCATTCGCTTTGCGCCGCATCCAGGTGATGAAATTCCAGTGCTACACCATCGCCAGTGGGTAGGCGTTGTAGGCTCGCTTGGTCAACCTAGAGATGGCAACCCAGAAGCCTGTTTTGCTATTTTTGAACCCCAAGCTGAAATGCTGACGTTTCATCGCACGCCCTACGATCACTTTACCGCCGCAGATAAAGTGCGCCGTGCCGGCCTGCCAGAGGACTTAGCAAACCGCCTCCTTACAGGCAAGTAA
- a CDS encoding protein kinase, whose protein sequence is MAINTDIEAVDDIFQEGKVVDGFTLGKEVHRGGMASLFSATKEGIDVPILLKIPRVGRDQPVESLIGFETELTILRSLKSHYVPKYLGSGNMATRPYIAMERVEGRPLEDFIKEGKVFTIDEVVRIGVDLAQAVQSLHSQDAIHLDIKPENILIDDKGKLTLIDFGLSHHARYPDLLAEEMRKGVGSAPYISPEQVAGIRSDSRSDIFSIGAIMYELLTGELPFGNPQTMSGLRRRMWAEPFPPRAIRREIPRWLQEVVLRCLEPRAVDRYQSAARLRQVLRDPEGVTLTERADRVEPPSFWQNLKGMFKAAGYEPSPSPRPSMGNFDAPLMIAAIDTRQSDEDLRERMQITAKNLLHAYPESRLVCLSTISSTPTFEGNQENETASGIVRGHLVQLMDWAKPLKLPPERISYHVLEALDPAARIVEFAKDNDASLILIGASHKLPNKVAPWRTSMTKIVEEAPCSVHIVRT, encoded by the coding sequence ATGGCCATTAATACCGACATTGAAGCAGTAGACGATATATTTCAAGAAGGCAAAGTAGTTGATGGGTTTACCCTGGGAAAAGAAGTTCATCGCGGCGGAATGGCCAGCCTATTTTCAGCAACGAAAGAAGGTATTGATGTACCGATTCTGCTGAAGATTCCGCGAGTTGGTAGAGACCAGCCAGTAGAAAGTTTGATCGGCTTTGAAACTGAGCTGACTATCCTACGCTCTCTTAAGAGTCACTATGTTCCTAAATATTTAGGCTCTGGCAATATGGCCACACGCCCTTATATCGCAATGGAAAGAGTTGAAGGGCGCCCCCTAGAAGACTTCATCAAAGAAGGTAAAGTTTTTACGATTGATGAGGTTGTTCGCATCGGAGTAGATCTTGCACAAGCAGTGCAGTCGCTCCACTCTCAAGATGCAATTCATCTGGACATCAAGCCTGAAAATATTTTGATTGATGACAAAGGCAAATTAACGCTGATTGATTTTGGTTTATCACATCATGCTCGCTATCCTGATTTACTTGCAGAAGAAATGCGTAAAGGCGTTGGATCTGCGCCTTACATCTCTCCCGAGCAAGTGGCTGGAATTCGCTCGGATTCGCGCAGCGATATTTTTTCTATCGGCGCAATCATGTATGAGTTGCTTACTGGCGAACTGCCGTTTGGCAATCCACAAACAATGAGTGGTCTACGAAGACGAATGTGGGCTGAGCCATTTCCACCGCGCGCAATTCGTAGAGAAATTCCACGCTGGCTTCAAGAGGTGGTGTTGAGATGCCTGGAGCCTCGAGCAGTAGATCGCTATCAAAGTGCCGCACGCTTGCGACAAGTATTGCGTGATCCCGAGGGCGTCACTCTAACCGAACGGGCCGATCGTGTTGAGCCACCTAGTTTTTGGCAAAACCTCAAAGGCATGTTCAAAGCTGCTGGCTATGAACCATCCCCAAGTCCACGACCAAGCATGGGCAACTTTGATGCGCCCCTCATGATTGCCGCAATTGACACCCGCCAATCGGATGAAGACTTACGAGAGCGCATGCAAATTACTGCAAAGAACTTATTACATGCCTATCCTGAAAGTCGATTAGTTTGCTTAAGCACTATCAGCAGCACTCCAACGTTCGAGGGCAATCAAGAAAATGAAACCGCCAGTGGAATTGTGCGCGGGCATTTGGTGCAACTCATGGATTGGGCCAAACCACTAAAACTGCCGCCAGAAAGAATCTCTTATCACGTGCTGGAAGCTCTTGATCCTGCCGCGCGCATCGTTGAATTTGCTAAAGACAATGACGCATCCCTCATTCTCATTGGCGCATCACATAAGCTACCCAATAAGGTAGCCCCCTGGAGAACGTCGATGACCAAGATTGTCGAAGAGGCTCCGTGCAGCGTGCATATTGTCAGAACTTAA
- a CDS encoding pseudouridine synthase: protein MEEKVRVSKLLSELGLCSRREADSYIEQGLVTVDGEVVNELGVRAFRHQKIELQSGAKAQQASRITVILNKPVGYISHYDDEQEYQPAASLITPENYFASPLDKGRSPRFNTKGLAPAGRLDIDSTGMLVLTQDGRIAKLLIGENSPIEKEYLVRVEGLLSFEDLDRLRHGLSLDGVELKPAQVSWQNEDQLRFVLREGRKRQIRRMCEMVGLKVLGLKRVRMGRISLGPLPPGQWRYVRPEEQF from the coding sequence ATGGAAGAAAAAGTACGCGTCTCAAAGTTACTCTCTGAGTTAGGTCTATGCTCACGTCGTGAAGCAGACTCTTATATTGAGCAAGGACTTGTAACGGTAGATGGTGAAGTGGTCAACGAGTTAGGAGTTCGTGCTTTCCGTCATCAAAAAATTGAGTTGCAATCTGGCGCGAAGGCACAACAAGCTTCTCGCATCACCGTGATTTTGAATAAGCCTGTTGGATATATCTCTCATTACGACGATGAACAGGAATATCAACCCGCAGCCTCTTTAATCACTCCCGAAAATTACTTTGCTAGTCCGCTAGACAAGGGTAGAAGTCCGCGCTTCAATACAAAGGGGCTAGCGCCCGCCGGAAGATTGGATATTGACTCTACTGGCATGCTAGTTTTGACTCAAGATGGGCGTATTGCCAAATTATTGATTGGTGAAAATAGCCCCATCGAAAAAGAATATTTAGTGCGTGTTGAGGGCCTTCTTTCTTTCGAAGATTTAGACCGCCTAAGACATGGCCTCTCGCTAGACGGCGTAGAACTTAAGCCGGCACAAGTCAGTTGGCAGAACGAAGATCAGCTTCGCTTTGTTTTGCGTGAAGGTCGTAAGCGCCAAATTCGCAGGATGTGTGAAATGGTAGGTCTTAAGGTGCTAGGCCTTAAGCGCGTCAGAATGGGTCGTATCTCGTTGGGGCCCTTACCTCCAGGCCAATGGCGCTACGTAAGGCCTGAAGAGCAATTCTGA